From the Actinomadura luzonensis genome, the window GACCAGGCAGCGGCGGCGGCGCAGCCGGGGGCCGGCTTGCGGCGGGGCCGGCGAGGGGCGCTCGGGTGCCGGGGGCTCGGATGCCGGGGGCTCGGGTGCCTGGGGCTCGGCGGACGGTCGCGGTGGACGGTCGTGGCGGACGGTCTCGTCCCGGGGCGGGAAGGGCGTGGCGGAGGGGTTCATGGGGTGGCCTCGCCTCGGTCGGCGCGTCGCAGGGGTCGGACGGTGAAGGCCGAGGGCGGCGCGGCCAGGTGGCTCGCCGGAGGTTCGGTGGCGTGCTCGGTGGCGGGCTCGGCGGCGGGCTCGGTGGTGGGCAGGGCGAGGGTGGGGCAGAGGTGGCGGGCGGCGGCGAGCAGGTCGAGGCGGCCGTTCAGGCAGCGTCCCGGACGGCCGTGGGTCTGCTCGGCGGTGCAGGGGCGGGCGGTGGCCAGCAGCGCGTCGCGGACGGCGAGCGCGTCGGGGCGCAGCCCGTGGCGGTGCTGGAGGCTGAGGAGCAGCGCGGCGGCGCCGGTGACCAGGGCGACGGCGACGCAGGTGCCCTTCTGCGCCTTGACGCCGCCGCCCGGGTGGGCGCCGAGCACGGCCTCGCCGAGGGCGGCCAGGCCGTGGCCGGCGTAGGCGGGACCGTGGTTACTGAAGGCGAACATGCTCCCGTCGGCGCGGTGCGCCCCGACGGCCAGCACGCCCGGCAGGTTGGCCGGGGCGACGCTGTGGTGGCCGTAGTCGTTGCCGGCCGGGGCGATGATCGGCACACCGGCCGCGATGGTCCGGGCGACGGCCCGTTTGAGGAGGTCGTCGGCGTCGTCGGAGGCGGTGTGGTGGGCGATGGTGGTGCAGATGAGGTCGGCGCCGGCGTCCAGCAGCTCGTCGAGGGCGCGGGCGGTGTCGATCGGGTCGGGGGACGGCCCGTCGTCGGGATGGTGGTGGCCGACGGCGACGACCCGGCAGCCGGGCACCAGACCGGGCAGGACGCTGCCGGGCCGGCCCAGCAGCACGCCGGCGGTGAAGGTGCCGTGTTCCTGGGCGGCCGGCCCGTCCGGGCCGGGCGGCAGCCACCACGGCGAGCGGTGGTCCAGGGCGGCTCCGGCCAGGCTGGGGTGGGCCAGGTCGACGGGGCTGTCGTAGAGGCCGATGGTGACCGACGGCTCGCCGCGGGTGTGCTCCCACACCTGCGCCACGCCCGGCACCGCCTGCGCGGGCAGCCGGGGCGGGGCGGGGGCCGCCGTCGCGGGCGGGCTGGGGACGGACGATGGTGCTGTCATCTGCGGGCCTCCTGCGCGGGTCAGCCGGCCGAGACGATGAGCTGCTCGTAGCTCGGCAGGCGGTGGGCGGCGGGAGCGTTGACGTTGGCGTTGAACAGCAGCCAGGCCCGCACCCGGGCCAGATGCTCGGGGGTGCCCGGCCGGAGGGGGATGGTGCTGGCCGGGTCGATCAGCTGCGGGCGGCGCACCGGCGGCGACTGCGGCGGGAACGTGCTCATCGCCCCGTTCCTCAGGCTTCGGGCCAGGAGCGGACCTGGCCGACGGTGACGGGCAGCACGTCCTTGACGTCGATGGTGAAGCGGTAGACGCGTTTGGCCCGGCGGCTGTTGTCGGGGTCGAAGAAGCGCAGCTTGACGTCCCAGCAGTCGGAGTCGGGGCGGCCGTAGGGGCTCTTTTCGACGTCGATGTCCTGCAGCGCCATGCCCCTGCCGAGCGCCTCGGCGAGGGTCTCGCGAGCCTGTACGGCGTTCGTGGCGGCGTAGTTCAGTGCCCGGTCGCGGCTGGTGGCGCCGAAGTTGCGCAGGTCGTAGTAGATGCGCTGGAGGAAGTCCTTGATCGCGTCGGTCAGGTGGTCGCCGGGGGCGGCGCCGGGCTGCCCGGCGGCGGGCGTGCAGTGGCCGGCGACGGCGTGCGCCAGACCGGCCGCGGACCAGCCGTACAGGCCGCGGGTCAGGTTGACCTCGACCACCGGCACGTGCTGGCCGTTGAACAGCCGCACGGTGCGGCCGGACAGGACGCCGGGCACCGAGACGCGGTCCACGAACTCGACGTCGTCCTCGGCCTTGAGCTGGCGGTCCAGGAACTTGACCAGCCGCTTGAACACGCCGGGCGCGTACCCGCCGACCGGCTCGACGGCGTAGATCGGCGTCAGGTCCAGGTTCAGCGTCCAGATCAGGGCGCGCGCCTCGGACGGCTCGTCGCGCAGGTAGTCGACCATCTGGCGGGGGTCGTACGGGTTGGCCGGCAGCGGCACGCCGTCGGCCTCCACGGGCGGCATGAGCTGTTTGAAGGTGTCGCGGCGGGCCTCGGTGCCGAAGTCGTAGCCGAGCGCGCCCAGGGCGTAGGCCAGCCGGACGCCGGGCGCGGCGGACACGGTGACCTGCTGGGCGGGCCCCGGGGGCGCGGCGCCGGAGCAGGCGGGGCCGCCGGGGTCGCAGGAGGCCACGACGCCCGCGGAGGGCCCCGCGGAGGATTCGGCGGGAGGCTCCGCGGAGGCGGACGGGACGGTCGCAGGGGTGGGGTGGGTCAGCACGGCGTTCACCGCTTTCGTGATGTCGAGTGTTCCGTTCAGATGGCGCTCGCAGCCCTCGCCGCCGCCGGAGGAGGAGGAGGAGGGCACGCAGGGGTGGGCGGTGTCCAGCAGCGCCCGGCCGACGGCCGCAGGGTCGGGCCGGCCGCCGTCCGCCAGTTGCAGGCTGAGCAGGAGCGCGGCCACGCCGGCGACGACCGGCGTGGCGAAGCTGGTGCCGCTCATCCGTGTCGTGCCGCCGCCGGGGACGGCGACGAGCAGGTCGTGGCCGAGCGCCAGCAGCCCCTGCCGGCGGCTGCCGGTGCCGTGGTTGCTCATCGGCAGCGGCCGGCCGCTCTCGTCGCAGGCGCCGACCGCGAGGACGCCGTCCAGCGCGGCGGGCACGTGGTCGCACAGGCAGCCGTCGTTGCCGGCCGCGGCGACGACCAGCACGCCCTGCTCGCGGCACCGGCGGACGGCCCGGGCCAGCACGTCCTCGGCCTCCTCGGCGGCGGCGAGCTGCCCGCCACTGATGTTGATCACGTGCGCGCCGGCGTCCAGGGCGGTCTCGATGCCGCGGGCCAGCTCCAGCTGGGTGGTGCGGCGGCCGCGGGCGAACGCGGTGACGCCGAGGACCCGGCAGCCGGGGGCCACCCCCGGCACCGGGCCGTCGTGCCGCCCGGCCAGCACGCTCGCCACCGCCGTGCCGTGGTCCGCCGCCTCGATGCGCGCGCCCCGCTCACCGGCGGCGAGCCGGAGCAGGCCACGGGTGAAGGCGGGGTGGCCGGCGTCGATCGCGCCGTCCACGACGGCGACCGTGACGCGGGCGTCGCCGGTGGTGCGCCGCCACAGCTCCGGCAGCCCGGCCACCGCTCTCAGCTCGCCCACCGTTCACCCGCCTTCCGCCAGGGCGGGGGCTCCCGAAGGACGCCCCCGCGTGAGGTGAGCACCGAGCCGGCCGATGCTCACGCTGGTCATGGCCTACTCGTCGCCCTCGTCGGCGAAGGGGCGCCAGATCCGCCAGTGCTGGGACTGGTGGACGTCGGCGGGGTCGGCGCAGGCGGCTCCGACGACGGTGCGCTCGACCGGTGTGGCCAGCGGCGGGGTCAGCTTGTCAGACATGATGGGGTTCCTTCCTGGTTGCGGGGGTCTACGTGATCCGATCACTCTCACTCAAAGTAGTCGAATAATTACTGATTGTGATATGGCGACCGGGTGACAGCCCCCTGGCCGCGCCGTAGTGGTCAGTCGTCCGCGCGTGCGGAGGCGCGCCCGGCGGCCCGCACGACGCGGGCCGCGCACGCCGTCCCGATCGCGAGGAGGGCGGTGACGGCGGCGACCACCCGCAGCAGGCCGTCCGCCGAGGTGGGGGCGGCGAAGTAGACGCTGCCGAGCCCGGCGACGGCGGTCACCCCGGCGAGGACGGGGCCCGTCGCGTTGAGCGCGGAGACGGCCGAGGCCAGCCGCGGCTCGACCAGGGTGGTGATCCTGGCGATGAGCGGGCTGTAGCCGGCCGCGTGCCCGGCCCCGGCCAGGACCAGCAGCGGGACGGCGCCGGCCGGCCGCCACGCGGCGTGGAACAGCAGCACGAGTGTGCCCGCGCCGGCCGCGAACGCGATCGGCCCGGCGACCGGCAGGGTGGCCCGCACGCGTGCCGGGTAACGGTTCCAGGTGAGGCTGAGCGTGCCGAAGCCGAGCGCGTACGGGACGAACGCGAGGCCCGCGAGGAGCGGCGGGAACCCCAGCGCGGACTGCAGGTGCAGGGTCAGCGTGAGCAGGAACACGGTGTAGCAGCCCATGACGATCCAGCAGGCCGCCAGCCCCGGCTTCACGCCGGCCGGGCGCAGCGCCGCGAGGTCCAGCAGCGGGTGCCGGGCGCCGGCCTCGTGGCGGGCGAAGGCCGCCAGCAGCGCCGCCCCGCCCGCGAGCGAGAGCCACGTCCAGACGGGCCAGCCCTGCTCACGGCCGAAGATGAGCGGGACGGTCAGCGCCGTCATCGCGACGCTGAGCACCGCCACGCCCGCCGGGTCCAGCCGCACCCGCGCGTCGACGGGGGTGCGCGGCAGCAGTCGGCGGCCGGCCAGCAGCACGGCCACGCCGACGGGCACGTTGATCAGGAACACCGGCCGCCAGGACAGCCCGAACAGGTCCGCGCCCGCGACGAGCCCCCCGACGACCTGCCCGAGCGCGACCCCGAGCGCCAGCACCATGCTGTAGACGCCGATGGCCCGGCGGCGCGCCGCGCCCTGCCAGTGGAGCTGGATGAGCGAGAAGATCTGCGGCGTGAGCAGCGCCGCGCCCATGCCCTGCGCGACGCGGGCGGCGACCAGCGCGGCCGGGCCCGGGGCGAGCCCGCACAGCAGCGACGCGACGGTGAACCAGGCGAGCCCGAGCAGGAACGCGCGCCGGTGCCCGATCCGGTCCCCGATCCGGGCGCAGGTGACGAGCAGCACGCCGGTGGTGAGCAGGTAGCCCGAGACGACGAGCTGGACGGCGGCGCCGCCGGCGCGCAGCTCGGCGCGGATGGTCTCGGCGGCGACCGACACGATGGAGCCGTCCATGGACGCCATGACCTGCCCGGACAGGAGCACGGCCAGCATCCGCCCGGGACGGGCGGCCGTGACGGGCGAGGGAGCGAGAGAGGTCATGCCCGCAGCATCGGGCGTCCCGGGCGCCACGGTCTTGAAGATTCTTGCGGGCCGGACCGGGCCGGGGCGGGGCGGGCGAAGGCGGGGCGGGGAGCCGGGGCGGGCCGGGGCGGGGCGAGCCGGGGCGGGGCGAACCGGGGCGGGGGGCGGGGCGGGCCGGGGCGGGCCGGCCGGTCAGCGGGCGAGGTGGTTGCTGACCCCGCCGAGGAGGCGGCCGAACATCCAGGTCGCGGCGCCGCCGGGCAGGCGGCCGCGCCGCGCAGGGCGGCTCGCCCTGCAGCGCGGCGCGGCCCCGCGGTGGCGACGGCGCGGGTGGCCGCCGCCGAGGCGAGGGCGGCCCGCCGCCGCCGGCCCGCCCCGTACGCGGGCAGCGCCGCAGCCACGTCCCGGCCCGTGGTGCCGGCGAGGACGCGGGTCAGCGCCGCCACGTCCTCCAGCGCCTGCCCGGCGCCCAGGGCGAGGATGGGCGGCATGGCGTGGGCGGCGTCGCCGATCAGCACGCACCGGCCGCGTCCCCAGCGCAGCGGCGCGCGGTGCCGGTGGTGCGGGAAGAGCTGCAGGTCCTTGCCGGTCAGCGTCGCGAGCAGGGCGGGGACGGGCTCGCCCCACCTGGCGTACCTGGCGCGGAGGACGCTGAGCGCCCGCGCCGGGTCGGGGGTGTCCGCGCCGGGCCGCCAGCGCAGGTCGATGAGCCACTGGAGCAGGCCGTCCCCGGCGGGGTGCAGGCCGACGAGGCCCTGGGGGCCGAGGAACATCAGCGAGCGGGAGCCGAGCCCGAACGGGTCCTGGACGAGGCCCTGCCACGTCGCCGCGCCGGTCGGCCGCGCCGCGAGAGCGGCGGAGCCGGAGCCGGGGGCCGTGCTGTGGAGGGCGGTGCTGTGGAGGGCGGTGCCGTGGAGGGCGGTGCCTTGGAGGGCGGTGCGGACCACGGAGCCGATGCCGTCCGCGCCGACCAGCAGGTCCCCCTCGTACGCCGTGCCGTCCTCGGTCTCCGCGCGCACCGACCGCCCGTCGTCGCGCAGCCGGGTGACGCGCGCGCCGAACCGCACGACGTCCGGCGGCAGGCCCTCGGCGAGGCGGGCGATCAGCGAGCGGCGGGGCACCATCACCACGGGCGCGCCGAACCGGCGCGCGAGCCGGCCGGTGTCGACGGTCATGACCGGCCGTCCCCGCGCGCTGCGCAGGTCCAGGGCGTCGAGCCGCTGCCCGAGGCCGTCCAGGGGGACGCCGGCGTCGCGGAGGATCGCCGTGCCGTTGCTCCACAGGATGATCGCGCAGCCGCCGTCGCGGAGCGCGGGCGCGCGTTCGAGCACGGTCACCTCGTGCCCGGCCGCCCGTAACCCCCTGGCCGCCGCCAGCCCGGCGATCCCCGCCCCCACGATGAGAACCCGCATCCGCCCGCCCTCTCTACATCACGTAGTACTACGAAAAGTAGAGCACAACGGGCCGCCGGGCCGCGCCCCGGGGCGGCCCGTCCGCCGGGCGGACGCGGGCACGCAGGTCAGGACCTTGGTCCCTACCCGTCCCGCCCGGGCCGCGAGCAGCCTGGAGGCGAGAGCTGCGAAGGAGGGACGATGAAAGCACTCGTCTACCACGGCCCTGGGCGGCGTTCCTGGGAGGACGTGCCCGACCCGGGGATCGTCCAGCCCGCCGACGCGGTCGTCCGCGTGGACGCCGTCACCATCTGCGGCACCGACCTGCACATCCTCAAGGGTGACGTCCCGGCGGTCGAGCCGGGCCGGATCCTCGGCCACGAGGCCGTCGGCACCGTCGTGGCCGCGGGCGCGGCGGTGAGCGCCGTCAAGGAGGGCGACCGGGTGCTGGTCTCGTGCATCACGGCGTGCGGGCGCTGCCGCTACTGCCGGTCGGGCTCCTACGGCCAGTGCCTGGGCGGCGGCGGCTGGATCCTCGGCCACCGCGTCGACGGGACGCAGGCCGAGTACGTGCGGGTGCCGTACGCCGACACCTCCACCCACCTGCTGCCGGCCGGCGTGAGCGACGAGGCGGCGCTGATGCTCGCCGACATCCTGCCCACGTCGTACGAGGTCGGCGTGCTCAACGGCCGGGTGCGGCCGGGCGACACGGTCGTGGTGGTCGGGGCGGGCCCGATCGGGCTGGCCGCGATCACCACGGCGCGGCTGTTCACGCCGGGCCATGTCGTCGCCGTGGACCTGGCGGCGGCGCGGCTGGAGGCCGCCAAGCGGTTCGGCGCGGACCTGCTCGTCGGCCCCGGGGACGACGCCGCGGCGGCGGTCGCCGAGGTCACCCGCGGGCTGGGCGCCGACGTCGCGATCGAGGCGGTGGGCGTGCCGGAGACGTTCGAGCTGTGCGCCCGGCTGGTGCGGCCCGGCGGGCACGTCGCCAACGTCGGCGTGCACGGCGCGCCGGCCGTCCTGCACCTGGAGGACCTCTGGATCAGGAACGTGACGATCACCACGGGCCTGGTGGACACCTACTCCACCCCGGCCCTGCTGGACATGGTCGCCGCCGGGCGGCTGGACCCGGCCGCCTTCGTCACGCACCGCTTCGAGCTGCGGGAGATGGAGGCGGCCTACCGGACGTTCGCCGACGCGGGCTCGACGGGGGCGCTGAAGGTGGTGCTCAGCCGGCGCCCCGCAGCGCGGTGAGCGCGCCGGCGGCCAGCACGGCGGTGAGCGGGACGGCCGGCAGCGCGGCGGGAGCGTACGCGATCAGCAGCGCTCCCCCGCCCGCGCCGGCGACGACGGCGGCCAGCACGGCGAGGTCGCGCGCCCGGGCCCCGCGCGGCCGGCCGAGCGTGACCAGCGCGGCCACGACCCCGGTGAGCGTCCCGGTGAGGTACGTCGTCGAGACCGCCCCGTGCCCGGCGAGCGCGCGCACCGCCGCGCTCTGCACCCCCATCGCCCCGGACGCCAGGGCGAGCAGCACGTGCAGGGCGCCGCCGGCCGGACGCCCGCCCGCGGCCTCCCACCCGGCGGCGAACGCCGCGAGCACGACCAGCTCCGCCGCGAGCGCCACGAGCACCCCGCGCGCCCCCTTCGGTTTCAAGGGAACGCGGCCAGTGAGGAGGGTGCCGGTCAGGACGCCGGTGACGTACCCGGCGAGCGCCGTGGCCGCCGTCGCGAGCTGCCCCGGGGCGGCGGTGCCGGCGGCGAGGCCGGTGACGACCAGGTTCCCGGTCATGACGCTGCTGAACACGCCGCCCAGCCGGGCGAGTGCGGCCACGTCGAGCGCCCCGGTGCCGAGGGTGAGGACGACGGCCAGCGTGGTGAGCGGCAGGCCCGCCCGCCGGCGGCGCGGCCCGGCCACGGTGACCTTCATGCGCCCTCGCCTCCGTCCGCGGTCCTCAGGGCGCATACCCCGTCCGGGACGCCGGCCCGCCGGGGGCCGGGTGAGCGTTGCCGGGTCTTTGTCTCTAGCCCGGGGCCGGGCTGACGTAGTGGTGCAGGAGCGCGGGCTCGCCGGCCGCGTTCAGCCAGGTGGCGCGGCTGCTGCCGGTCCGGCGCCAGCCGGCGCGCTCGTAGAGGGAGATGGCGGCCTCGCCCTCGGAGGACACCTCCAGCTTGAGCGGGCGTCCTCCGGCGGCGGCCCGCGCGGCCTCCAGGAGCAGCCCGGCCACTCCCCGCCCCCGCGCGGACGGGACCACGAACAGGCGGGTGACCTGCAGGTCGCCGGTGAGCGCCACGTGCCCGAGCACGACCCCGCCCGCGTCCTGGTCCTCGGCGGGCCGGTGCTCGGCGGGCCGGTGCTCGGTGACCACCCACGCCCGGCGCAGGCCGCCCGGCGTGAGCCAGGCGGCGGGGTCGTCCGGCCAGTCCACGGGGTAGCGGTCGACGGGGTGCACCTCGGCGAGGGCCTGGACGCACGCCTCCAGGTCTTCGGGGGTTCTCGGGCGGATCAGCACCGGGCAAGTGTAGGGCGGTGGCGTTCAGGAGCGGGTGAGGTGCCGGGCCTTCGCCTGGCCGGTGGGCGCGAGGTGGCGGCGGCGGCTCGGCATCATCAGGGTGGGGTTGGCGACGCTCCAGAACGCGCCCTTGCAGACGAGCTCCTTCAGCCGGGCGGCGGTGCGACCCGTGATGACGCTGGAGGTGATCTCGTCGCCGGGGGTGACGCGCTGGATGATGCCGTCGCGGCGGCCGAGGCTGATGCACTGCATGCTGTAGCCGATCGTGGTCTCGGGGACCTTGCGGCCGGTCAGCCGCGCGGCGATGACGTCGGCCGCCAGCCAGGCCATGGGGCCCGCCGCCGCGCAGGACATCCGCAGCTCCTTGCCGCCGGCGCCCTGGGCGAGGGCGGCGTCGCCGACGGCGTACACGTCGGGGTGCGAGACCGAGCGCATGCTCGCGTCGACGACGATCCGGCCGTTCGCGGCCACCCGCAGCGTGGTGGCGGCCGCGATCGGGTGCACGGCGAACCCGGCGGTCCACACGGTCACCTGCGCCTCGATCCTCCCGCCCGCGGCGGTGCGCACGCCGTCCGCCTCGACGCTGGTGACGTCGCAGTGCTCGTGGAGGGTGATGCCGAGCCGGTCCAGGGCGCCGCGCAGGTGGCGCTGGGCCTTGTCGCTGAGCCAGCCGCCGACCTGCCCGCCCGCGGCGATGGCGACCCGCAGGTCGGGGCGGCTCTCGGCGATCTCGGTGGCCGCCTCGATGCCGGTCAGGCCGCCGCCGACGACCAGGACGGTCGCGCCGGGCCGCGTCTCGGCGAGGCGGGCCCGCAGCCGGCGCGCGGCCTGCTCGCCCGCCACGTCGAAGGCGTGCTCGGCGACCCCGGGGACGCCGAGGTCGGTGGCGGTGCTGCCGAGGGC encodes:
- a CDS encoding DUF1275 family protein, which gives rise to MKVTVAGPRRRRAGLPLTTLAVVLTLGTGALDVAALARLGGVFSSVMTGNLVVTGLAAGTAAPGQLATAATALAGYVTGVLTGTLLTGRVPLKPKGARGVLVALAAELVVLAAFAAGWEAAGGRPAGGALHVLLALASGAMGVQSAAVRALAGHGAVSTTYLTGTLTGVVAALVTLGRPRGARARDLAVLAAVVAGAGGGALLIAYAPAALPAVPLTAVLAAGALTALRGAG
- a CDS encoding MFS transporter, with amino-acid sequence MTSLAPSPVTAARPGRMLAVLLSGQVMASMDGSIVSVAAETIRAELRAGGAAVQLVVSGYLLTTGVLLVTCARIGDRIGHRRAFLLGLAWFTVASLLCGLAPGPAALVAARVAQGMGAALLTPQIFSLIQLHWQGAARRRAIGVYSMVLALGVALGQVVGGLVAGADLFGLSWRPVFLINVPVGVAVLLAGRRLLPRTPVDARVRLDPAGVAVLSVAMTALTVPLIFGREQGWPVWTWLSLAGGAALLAAFARHEAGARHPLLDLAALRPAGVKPGLAACWIVMGCYTVFLLTLTLHLQSALGFPPLLAGLAFVPYALGFGTLSLTWNRYPARVRATLPVAGPIAFAAGAGTLVLLFHAAWRPAGAVPLLVLAGAGHAAGYSPLIARITTLVEPRLASAVSALNATGPVLAGVTAVAGLGSVYFAAPTSADGLLRVVAAVTALLAIGTACAARVVRAAGRASARADD
- a CDS encoding S8 family serine peptidase, which produces MTAPSSVPSPPATAAPAPPRLPAQAVPGVAQVWEHTRGEPSVTIGLYDSPVDLAHPSLAGAALDHRSPWWLPPGPDGPAAQEHGTFTAGVLLGRPGSVLPGLVPGCRVVAVGHHHPDDGPSPDPIDTARALDELLDAGADLICTTIAHHTASDDADDLLKRAVARTIAAGVPIIAPAGNDYGHHSVAPANLPGVLAVGAHRADGSMFAFSNHGPAYAGHGLAALGEAVLGAHPGGGVKAQKGTCVAVALVTGAAALLLSLQHRHGLRPDALAVRDALLATARPCTAEQTHGRPGRCLNGRLDLLAAARHLCPTLALPTTEPAAEPATEHATEPPASHLAAPPSAFTVRPLRRADRGEATP
- a CDS encoding NAD(P)/FAD-dependent oxidoreductase, whose product is MKHRIVVLGAGYAGATTAGRLAKRLHRDDVEITLVSAGPDFVERVRMHQLASGQHLRPRPLRELFAGTGVQVRTARVTAVDVEGKTVDLGGERLPYDTLVYALGSTATDLGVPGVAEHAFDVAGEQAARRLRARLAETRPGATVLVVGGGLTGIEAATEIAESRPDLRVAIAAGGQVGGWLSDKAQRHLRGALDRLGITLHEHCDVTSVEADGVRTAAGGRIEAQVTVWTAGFAVHPIAAATTLRVAANGRIVVDASMRSVSHPDVYAVGDAALAQGAGGKELRMSCAAAGPMAWLAADVIAARLTGRKVPETTIGYSMQCISLGRRDGIIQRVTPGDEITSSVITGRTAARLKELVCKGAFWSVANPTLMMPSRRRHLAPTGQAKARHLTRS
- a CDS encoding GNAT family N-acetyltransferase — translated: MLIRPRTPEDLEACVQALAEVHPVDRYPVDWPDDPAAWLTPGGLRRAWVVTEHRPAEHRPAEDQDAGGVVLGHVALTGDLQVTRLFVVPSARGRGVAGLLLEAARAAAGGRPLKLEVSSEGEAAISLYERAGWRRTGSSRATWLNAAGEPALLHHYVSPAPG
- a CDS encoding PatA/PatG family cyanobactin maturation protease, translating into MGELRAVAGLPELWRRTTGDARVTVAVVDGAIDAGHPAFTRGLLRLAAGERGARIEAADHGTAVASVLAGRHDGPVPGVAPGCRVLGVTAFARGRRTTQLELARGIETALDAGAHVINISGGQLAAAEEAEDVLARAVRRCREQGVLVVAAAGNDGCLCDHVPAALDGVLAVGACDESGRPLPMSNHGTGSRRQGLLALGHDLLVAVPGGGTTRMSGTSFATPVVAGVAALLLSLQLADGGRPDPAAVGRALLDTAHPCVPSSSSSGGGEGCERHLNGTLDITKAVNAVLTHPTPATVPSASAEPPAESSAGPSAGVVASCDPGGPACSGAAPPGPAQQVTVSAAPGVRLAYALGALGYDFGTEARRDTFKQLMPPVEADGVPLPANPYDPRQMVDYLRDEPSEARALIWTLNLDLTPIYAVEPVGGYAPGVFKRLVKFLDRQLKAEDDVEFVDRVSVPGVLSGRTVRLFNGQHVPVVEVNLTRGLYGWSAAGLAHAVAGHCTPAAGQPGAAPGDHLTDAIKDFLQRIYYDLRNFGATSRDRALNYAATNAVQARETLAEALGRGMALQDIDVEKSPYGRPDSDCWDVKLRFFDPDNSRRAKRVYRFTIDVKDVLPVTVGQVRSWPEA
- a CDS encoding alcohol dehydrogenase catalytic domain-containing protein, which translates into the protein MKALVYHGPGRRSWEDVPDPGIVQPADAVVRVDAVTICGTDLHILKGDVPAVEPGRILGHEAVGTVVAAGAAVSAVKEGDRVLVSCITACGRCRYCRSGSYGQCLGGGGWILGHRVDGTQAEYVRVPYADTSTHLLPAGVSDEAALMLADILPTSYEVGVLNGRVRPGDTVVVVGAGPIGLAAITTARLFTPGHVVAVDLAAARLEAAKRFGADLLVGPGDDAAAAVAEVTRGLGADVAIEAVGVPETFELCARLVRPGGHVANVGVHGAPAVLHLEDLWIRNVTITTGLVDTYSTPALLDMVAAGRLDPAAFVTHRFELREMEAAYRTFADAGSTGALKVVLSRRPAAR
- a CDS encoding FAD-dependent oxidoreductase, which gives rise to MRVLIVGAGIAGLAAARGLRAAGHEVTVLERAPALRDGGCAIILWSNGTAILRDAGVPLDGLGQRLDALDLRSARGRPVMTVDTGRLARRFGAPVVMVPRRSLIARLAEGLPPDVVRFGARVTRLRDDGRSVRAETEDGTAYEGDLLVGADGIGSVVRTALQGTALHGTALHSTALHSTAPGSGSAALAARPTGAATWQGLVQDPFGLGSRSLMFLGPQGLVGLHPAGDGLLQWLIDLRWRPGADTPDPARALSVLRARYARWGEPVPALLATLTGKDLQLFPHHRHRAPLRWGRGRCVLIGDAAHAMPPILALGAGQALEDVAALTRVLAGTTGRDVAAALPAYGAGRRRRAALASAAATRAVATAGPRRAAGRAALRGAAACPAAPRPGCSAASSAGSATTSPADRPARPGPPRPPPRFAPPRLAPPRPAPAPRPAFARPAPARSGPQESSRPWRPGRPMLRA